In Bacteroidia bacterium, one genomic interval encodes:
- the pepT gene encoding peptidase T has product MLDNYQHTTAERMMRYAVIDTTANPDSDTQPSSKKQLDLSRLLESELKTMGIDATLDEYGYVYATIKGNSNKKVPVICFCSHVDTAPDCSGTNVKPILHKKWNGEDIVLPDDKNIVISSKKHPYLLEKIGDDIITASGLTLLGADDKAGVAIIMDFAQFILNRPDIIHGDIKILFTPDEEIGRGVNKVDMKKLNAAYGYTLDGGECGTLEGENFSADSCTITFNGVSAHPGYAKDKMVNAQKVLAHFITLLPKELSPENTEGYEGFVHPVSMSGGLETATVTFILRDFNTSKLAAQKQLLCTLAEQSIKQFLGASFTISSKEQYRNMDEVLQNHPEVMDYACEAYKQSGINCDRKNIRGGTDGARLSFMGMPCPNIFTGEMGIHSKEEYVSVQDMNKAVEVLVNLVQIWEQRA; this is encoded by the coding sequence ATGTTAGACAACTACCAACATACCACTGCAGAGCGAATGATGCGTTATGCAGTCATTGACACCACAGCCAATCCTGATTCAGACACTCAGCCTAGCAGTAAAAAGCAATTGGACTTAAGCCGGTTACTTGAATCTGAATTAAAAACAATGGGCATTGATGCAACTCTTGATGAATACGGTTATGTATATGCTACAATAAAAGGTAATTCAAACAAAAAAGTACCTGTAATTTGTTTTTGTTCGCATGTTGACACCGCACCTGACTGTAGTGGCACAAATGTAAAACCCATACTACATAAAAAATGGAATGGAGAAGATATCGTTTTACCTGACGATAAGAATATTGTAATCAGCAGTAAAAAGCACCCATATCTACTCGAAAAGATTGGTGATGATATAATAACGGCCTCGGGACTTACGCTGTTAGGTGCCGATGATAAAGCAGGTGTTGCCATCATCATGGATTTTGCACAATTTATTTTAAACAGACCGGATATTATTCACGGTGACATAAAAATTTTATTTACCCCTGACGAAGAGATTGGACGTGGTGTAAACAAAGTGGACATGAAAAAACTTAACGCTGCTTATGGTTACACACTCGATGGTGGAGAATGTGGCACCTTAGAAGGCGAAAATTTTTCTGCTGATTCGTGCACGATAACTTTTAATGGCGTTAGCGCACATCCCGGCTATGCCAAAGATAAAATGGTTAATGCACAAAAAGTATTAGCCCATTTCATAACACTTTTGCCAAAAGAATTAAGTCCTGAAAATACTGAAGGGTATGAAGGTTTTGTTCATCCGGTAAGTATGAGCGGTGGATTAGAAACCGCAACAGTTACTTTTATTCTTCGTGATTTTAATACATCAAAGTTAGCAGCGCAAAAACAACTACTATGCACGTTGGCAGAACAATCTATCAAACAATTCTTAGGGGCAAGCTTTACAATAAGCAGTAAAGAACAATACCGTAATATGGATGAAGTTCTTCAAAATCATCCTGAAGTAATGGACTATGCTTGTGAAGCATATAAACAAAGTGGCATCAACTGTGATAGAAAAAATATCAGAGGTGGTACTGATGGCGCACGTCTTTCATTCATGGGAATGCCTTGTCCGAATATATTTACAGGAGAAATGGGTATTCATAGCAAAGAGGAATATGTAAGCGTTCAGGATATGAATAAAGCAGTTGAGGTGCTTGTTAACCTGGTTCAGATTTGGGAACAACGCGCCTGA
- a CDS encoding chloride channel protein — protein MLNKGIPISVSLQSSFKNDQTGNLKYNKKRLFNLSLLAVLIAVSISIVAKLLIYLIDFITNVSFYGSFSFSDASPAHNSLGLWVIIVPAVGGLIVGVLAFYGSKAIRGHGIPEAMEQILTNQSKIKPSITFLKPISSAISIGTGGPFGAEGPIIATGGALGSTLGQVMKITPNERKILLAAGATAGMSAIFGAPVAAILLAIELLLFEFSPRSFIPVALACITGSAGHHFFFGEGVVFPMKADVESASNAALFFYSTMGIVVGVLAVATTKIVYWIEDSFEKLPVHWAWWPAIGGVVVGIVGYFEPRTLGVGYNNITDLLSGSLTLQVVVSLCVLKFISWAVSLGSGTSGGTLAPLLTIGGALGVLLGYVGNQWFPAAEISIPLAALIGMSAMFAGASRAFLTSIVFALETTGQSNALLPLLASCTASYFISYFLMENTIMTEKIARRGVYTPSTYEPDVLEKIKVEQLATDNGITISEDMKLGEVRSWLQQEPDLQANYYIISSTDGKYIGLLSSTSIFSSHHPTDTLIGSLVKRTQLFVSKSDSLKMAVQTMAKENVDILPVVSEKEIVGILTYHHIISVYNHGIDELETKQKHISLKRQRLKILLRGQKLVNILRTRSHEE, from the coding sequence ATGCTAAATAAAGGAATACCAATATCAGTATCTTTACAATCTTCGTTCAAGAACGATCAAACAGGTAATTTAAAATACAATAAAAAACGGTTGTTTAATCTGTCGTTACTGGCAGTATTAATCGCTGTAAGCATCAGTATCGTTGCCAAACTACTCATTTACTTAATAGATTTCATAACTAATGTTTCATTCTATGGCAGTTTTTCTTTTTCAGATGCCAGCCCTGCCCACAACTCACTAGGTCTGTGGGTTATTATTGTTCCTGCAGTCGGAGGCTTAATTGTAGGAGTTCTTGCTTTTTATGGTTCTAAAGCCATTCGAGGTCATGGCATCCCTGAAGCTATGGAGCAAATTCTTACCAATCAGAGTAAAATTAAACCATCTATAACCTTTCTCAAACCAATTTCATCAGCTATCTCTATCGGCACAGGCGGACCTTTTGGCGCAGAGGGGCCAATAATTGCCACAGGAGGTGCATTAGGTTCAACATTAGGACAGGTGATGAAAATTACTCCTAACGAAAGAAAAATTTTACTGGCAGCAGGTGCCACAGCAGGTATGTCTGCGATTTTTGGAGCTCCTGTAGCTGCTATTTTGTTGGCTATTGAATTGTTGTTGTTTGAATTTTCACCACGCTCTTTTATTCCTGTAGCTTTAGCTTGCATTACAGGATCTGCAGGTCATCATTTTTTCTTTGGCGAAGGGGTTGTGTTTCCCATGAAAGCTGATGTTGAAAGTGCCTCCAATGCTGCTCTTTTCTTTTATTCTACAATGGGAATAGTTGTAGGTGTGTTGGCAGTAGCTACTACAAAAATTGTTTACTGGATTGAAGATTCTTTCGAGAAACTTCCTGTGCATTGGGCTTGGTGGCCTGCCATTGGCGGTGTTGTAGTAGGTATTGTGGGTTACTTCGAACCACGCACCTTAGGTGTTGGATATAATAATATCACCGATTTGCTTTCAGGTTCATTAACATTACAAGTAGTAGTTTCATTATGTGTATTGAAATTTATTTCATGGGCTGTTTCATTAGGCAGCGGAACATCAGGTGGAACATTGGCACCATTATTAACTATAGGCGGAGCACTAGGTGTATTATTAGGCTATGTAGGTAATCAATGGTTTCCTGCAGCTGAAATAAGTATCCCACTTGCAGCACTCATTGGCATGTCGGCTATGTTTGCCGGGGCATCACGTGCTTTTCTTACTTCAATTGTTTTTGCACTCGAAACAACAGGACAATCAAATGCATTATTACCATTACTGGCCTCTTGTACGGCATCCTATTTTATTTCTTACTTCCTGATGGAAAATACCATCATGACAGAAAAAATTGCACGAAGAGGTGTTTATACACCAAGCACCTATGAACCCGATGTGTTAGAAAAAATAAAAGTTGAGCAACTTGCTACAGATAATGGTATAACTATAAGTGAAGATATGAAACTCGGGGAAGTAAGAAGTTGGCTTCAGCAAGAGCCGGATTTACAGGCAAATTATTATATTATTTCCAGCACAGATGGTAAATATATTGGGCTATTAAGTTCAACAAGTATTTTTAGTTCGCATCACCCGACTGATACACTTATCGGTTCTTTAGTTAAACGAACACAACTTTTTGTAAGCAAGTCCGATTCTCTCAAAATGGCAGTACAAACTATGGCTAAAGAGAATGTGGATATTCTACCTGTTGTATCAGAAAAAGAGATAGTAGGAATTTTAACTTACCATCACATCATTTCGGTTTATAATCATGGCATTGATGAACTTGAAACAAAACAAAAACATATCTCTTTAAAACGTCAGCGATTGAAAATTCTTCTCAGAGGCCAGAAGTTAGTTAATATTCTGCGGACACGAAGCCATGAGGAGTAA
- the aroC gene encoding chorismate synthase codes for MAGNTFGTLFRITTFGESHGPLIGVVIDGCYSGIQLDLELIRTQLSRRKPGQSAITTQRMEDDEPEVVSGLINGITTGAPLTLLIRNKDQRPADYDALKNTYRPSHADYTYEQKYGIRDHRGSGRASARETAARVAAGAVAMQILKSENISIDAYVSRIGNISIPENISIDTSKTYHNILRCPHEATAQLMLNRIEEAAQSGDTLGGIISCTISGVPAGLGEPVFDKFHAQLGKAMLSINAVKGFEIGSGFFGTLQMGSQQNDVFDTDKNGKVFTTTNNSGGVQGGITNGMDITFNVAFKPVSTLMKPQQSINAQNQKVIIQPGGRHDVCVVPRATPIVEAMAAITTLDFLMIANVAKHK; via the coding sequence ATGGCAGGTAATACATTTGGTACACTTTTCAGGATAACAACTTTTGGTGAGTCGCACGGACCACTTATAGGTGTTGTTATAGACGGTTGTTATTCAGGCATACAATTGGATTTAGAACTTATAAGAACACAACTTTCAAGACGCAAGCCCGGTCAATCTGCAATTACCACACAACGAATGGAAGACGATGAACCGGAAGTGGTTTCAGGATTAATCAATGGCATCACCACCGGTGCTCCACTAACCTTGCTAATTCGTAACAAAGATCAACGTCCTGCTGATTATGATGCACTAAAAAATACTTACAGGCCATCACATGCCGATTATACCTATGAACAAAAATATGGCATTCGTGACCATCGCGGAAGTGGCAGGGCATCAGCACGCGAAACAGCTGCACGTGTAGCTGCGGGCGCTGTTGCTATGCAAATACTGAAATCCGAAAATATTTCTATCGATGCTTATGTGAGTCGTATCGGCAATATTTCAATTCCTGAAAATATTTCAATTGATACTTCAAAAACGTATCACAATATTTTGCGTTGCCCACATGAAGCCACAGCACAACTGATGCTGAATAGGATTGAAGAAGCTGCACAATCCGGAGATACTTTAGGTGGAATAATATCCTGCACCATTAGCGGTGTTCCTGCAGGATTAGGTGAGCCTGTATTCGATAAATTTCATGCACAACTCGGCAAAGCTATGCTTAGCATAAACGCGGTTAAGGGTTTTGAGATAGGGTCAGGTTTTTTCGGCACTTTGCAAATGGGGTCACAGCAAAACGATGTTTTTGATACAGATAAAAACGGAAAAGTTTTTACCACAACCAATAATTCCGGGGGTGTGCAGGGTGGAATTACCAACGGCATGGACATTACATTTAACGTAGCATTTAAGCCTGTATCAACACTCATGAAACCCCAACAAAGTATTAACGCACAAAATCAGAAAGTGATTATACAACCCGGAGGTCGTCATGATGTTTGTGTAGTGCCACGTGCAACACCAATCGTTGAGGCAATGGCTGCAATTACAACACTCGATTTTTTAATGATTGCCAATGTTGCAAAGCACAAATAG
- a CDS encoding response regulator transcription factor translates to MIKVAVVDDNIYALRAIEEKLAAFSDIELVCEAQGGKEVIGFLEKNSNLDVILMDIEMSEMNGIETTAIIKQKYPAIKVIIITVFDDDEYIFNAIKSGADSYILKESKSEKVYQTILDTLNGGSVMSPSIAVKALQFLKNATTEKITIKNVIPTVVLSVREVEILEQLSLGMTNKVIAERLFISPFTVKRHIENIYQKLQAHNRIDLIEKAKKEKLI, encoded by the coding sequence ATGATAAAGGTAGCTGTCGTTGATGATAATATTTACGCATTGCGTGCTATAGAAGAAAAGCTTGCGGCATTTTCAGATATTGAACTGGTTTGTGAGGCACAGGGAGGTAAGGAGGTAATTGGCTTTTTAGAAAAAAATAGTAACTTGGATGTTATTCTAATGGATATTGAAATGTCGGAGATGAATGGTATTGAGACTACTGCTATCATTAAACAAAAGTATCCTGCAATTAAAGTTATTATCATAACTGTTTTTGATGATGATGAATATATTTTTAATGCCATTAAATCCGGGGCAGATAGTTATATCCTAAAGGAGTCAAAGAGTGAAAAAGTTTATCAAACTATTTTAGATACTTTAAACGGTGGCTCAGTAATGTCACCATCAATTGCTGTTAAAGCATTGCAATTCTTGAAAAATGCAACGACTGAGAAAATAACAATAAAAAATGTTATACCCACTGTAGTTTTAAGTGTAAGAGAAGTTGAAATACTGGAGCAGCTAAGTTTGGGAATGACCAATAAAGTTATTGCTGAAAGGTTATTTATCTCTCCTTTTACGGTTAAAAGACATATTGAGAATATTTACCAGAAATTACAAGCACACAATCGTATAGACTTGATTGAGAAAGCAAAGAAGGAGAAACTGATATAA
- a CDS encoding GNAT family N-acetyltransferase, giving the protein MHIRQASKDDCSAINKLAHSIWHSHYPGIITIQQIDFMLEKMYSIEKLNQLLDSGSIILVAEEDEKLLGYICFREEAENSFFLDKLYVATALQHKNIGSLLLEAMLSSLPEAIVVRLQVNRSNFKAINFYFKKGFVIESAADFDIGNGFFMNDFVMIKK; this is encoded by the coding sequence ATGCATATCAGACAAGCTTCAAAAGACGATTGTAGTGCCATCAACAAATTGGCTCATAGCATTTGGCATAGCCATTACCCAGGTATTATCACCATACAGCAGATTGATTTTATGTTGGAAAAGATGTATAGTATCGAAAAATTAAATCAGTTGCTTGATTCAGGCTCTATAATTTTGGTTGCAGAAGAAGACGAAAAACTTTTAGGCTATATTTGCTTTCGTGAGGAAGCAGAAAACAGTTTTTTTCTTGATAAATTGTATGTGGCTACAGCATTGCAACATAAAAATATAGGCTCACTGCTACTTGAAGCCATGCTGAGCAGTCTGCCTGAGGCTATTGTAGTTCGGCTGCAGGTAAACCGTTCAAATTTTAAAGCGATTAACTTCTATTTCAAGAAAGGATTTGTAATTGAAAGTGCAGCAGACTTTGATATAGGCAATGGCTTTTTTATGAATGATTTTGTAATGATTAAGAAGTAA
- a CDS encoding Omp28-related outer membrane protein, translated as MKKQLTLLFGILCFALAANAQYYYFPHINAGQNPGGLNIDDEYPVGGGQPAGWTSIHPGSATTPQWSSTVTIPFSFSFNGTAVTSYKVSTTGVLTFTTSATTPPPVANVALPSALIPDNSVCCWGISGSGTNDNICTKTFGTAPNRQHWISFTSYTDPGNNAYTYYSIVLEESTNKIYVVDQRNGGTALTLTIGIQINATAAISVAGSPNIAQNAGTDPSPADNSYFEFIYGTQPANDAELSSINYTQYVTTPTNVSVSGVITNLGSSAINTINLKYDLNGTTYTDTKTGLNIAPLGTYNFTHTTPINANAIGTYSFKFWVDLAGDVNHINDSLNGIINYLPFLPTKHVVFEEATGTWCGWCPRGAVFMDSLRNLHGQEVMLIAVHNGDPMTVTAYDSWMGTKISGYPSGLVDRKDLDVDPSDFITEYNSLISDIPPCDVNVSATYNSSTNIGTFTVSPQFAASLNGDYRINCVVTEDNLTGTTSTWSQANYYSYQTANLPLQGAGHNWQNETNPIPAANMEYDHVARAILGGNDGVQGSLPANITSGSTHSWTFNYNIPATYNVSNLIIIGWVSDYATGRILNANSATVTTGIHNLSGTNFNMNVTPNPITSDYGQVRVNLKKNADVVFEIIDVLGNIVRTNYQSQMSAGEYIYPVNFTGLSNGIYTVRMNASGETLTQKVVLNK; from the coding sequence ATGAAAAAACAACTTACTCTTTTATTTGGCATATTGTGTTTTGCATTAGCAGCAAATGCACAGTATTATTATTTCCCTCATATAAATGCAGGGCAAAATCCAGGCGGGCTTAACATTGATGATGAATACCCGGTGGGTGGCGGTCAACCCGCAGGATGGACATCCATTCATCCAGGCAGTGCTACTACTCCACAATGGTCATCAACCGTAACCATTCCGTTTTCTTTTTCTTTTAACGGAACAGCAGTTACAAGTTATAAAGTCTCTACAACCGGAGTATTAACTTTTACAACAAGTGCAACAACACCTCCACCGGTTGCCAATGTTGCATTACCATCGGCTTTAATTCCTGACAATTCAGTTTGTTGCTGGGGAATTTCAGGAAGCGGCACAAATGATAACATTTGTACAAAAACATTCGGCACTGCACCAAATCGTCAACATTGGATTTCATTCACTTCCTATACTGACCCTGGCAATAATGCTTATACTTACTATAGTATTGTTTTAGAAGAATCAACAAATAAAATTTATGTGGTTGATCAAAGAAATGGCGGAACAGCTTTAACGCTCACCATTGGCATTCAGATAAACGCAACAGCAGCAATTTCTGTTGCAGGTTCTCCAAACATAGCACAAAATGCAGGTACAGATCCATCTCCTGCTGACAACAGTTATTTTGAATTTATTTATGGCACACAGCCAGCCAACGATGCAGAGTTATCATCTATAAATTATACTCAATATGTAACAACTCCAACTAACGTTTCCGTTTCTGGTGTGATTACCAATCTTGGTTCGAGTGCAATAAATACTATTAATCTTAAATATGATCTCAATGGCACTACTTATACTGACACAAAAACAGGATTAAATATTGCACCACTTGGGACTTATAATTTTACTCATACAACACCAATTAATGCAAATGCTATCGGGACATATTCCTTCAAGTTTTGGGTTGATTTAGCTGGAGATGTAAACCATATTAATGATAGTTTAAATGGTATTATAAATTATCTTCCATTTTTACCAACTAAACATGTAGTTTTTGAAGAAGCCACCGGCACTTGGTGCGGATGGTGTCCACGTGGTGCTGTTTTTATGGATTCATTGCGCAACCTTCATGGTCAGGAAGTGATGTTGATTGCTGTTCATAATGGCGATCCTATGACTGTTACAGCATACGATTCATGGATGGGAACAAAAATCAGCGGCTATCCAAGCGGTTTAGTTGATCGTAAAGATTTAGATGTTGACCCATCAGATTTTATTACTGAATACAACAGCCTTATTTCAGATATTCCACCTTGTGATGTAAATGTGTCTGCAACTTATAATTCAAGTACCAATATTGGAACTTTTACTGTAAGTCCACAATTTGCAGCTTCATTGAATGGTGATTACAGGATTAACTGTGTTGTTACCGAAGATAATTTAACGGGCACAACTTCAACATGGAGTCAGGCAAACTATTATAGTTACCAAACTGCAAATTTGCCACTTCAGGGCGCTGGCCATAATTGGCAAAACGAAACTAATCCGATACCTGCTGCCAACATGGAATACGATCACGTTGCACGTGCAATACTTGGAGGAAACGATGGTGTACAAGGTTCATTGCCGGCTAACATAACCAGTGGTAGCACTCACAGCTGGACATTTAATTACAATATTCCGGCAACTTACAATGTAAGCAATTTAATCATCATTGGATGGGTTTCTGATTATGCTACAGGAAGAATTTTAAATGCAAACAGTGCAACAGTTACTACCGGCATTCATAATTTATCAGGAACTAATTTCAATATGAATGTTACTCCAAATCCTATAACATCAGATTATGGTCAGGTGCGCGTTAATTTGAAGAAAAATGCTGATGTAGTATTCGAAATCATAGACGTATTAGGTAACATAGTTCGTACCAATTATCAATCACAGATGTCAGCAGGTGAATATATTTATCCTGTAAATTTCACAGGTCTAAGTAATGGTATTTATACTGTTAGAATGAATGCATCCGGTGAAACGTTAACACAAAAAGTTGTATTGAATAAATAA
- a CDS encoding acyl-CoA dehydrogenase: MLFQLNEEHLMIQKAARDFAQNELLPGVIERDEHQKFPAEQIKKLGELGFLGMMVDPKYGGSGLDTISYVLAMEEISKVDASVSVVMSVNNSLVCWGLETFGTEEQKQKYLVPLAKGEIIGAFCLSEPEAGSDATSQRTTAIDKGDHYLLNGTKNWITNGGTASVYLVMAQTDVAKGHKGINCLIVEKGTPGFTVGPKENKLGIRGSDTHSLMFTDVKVPKANRIGEDGFGFKFAMKTLAGGRIGIASQALGIASGAYELALKYSKERKAFGKEISQHQAIQFKLADMATEIEAARLLCLKAAWLKDQHGNYDLAGSMAKLYASKVAMDTTIEAVQVHGGYGYVKEFHVERLMRDAKITQIYEGTSEIQKIVIARAVTS; this comes from the coding sequence ATGCTATTTCAACTAAACGAAGAACATTTAATGATACAAAAGGCCGCCCGTGATTTTGCACAAAACGAGTTGTTGCCCGGAGTTATTGAGCGCGATGAACATCAGAAATTCCCTGCAGAGCAGATTAAAAAATTAGGCGAGCTGGGTTTTTTAGGAATGATGGTTGACCCAAAATATGGCGGTTCAGGATTAGATACAATTTCCTATGTGTTGGCAATGGAAGAAATATCTAAAGTAGATGCTTCCGTTTCAGTTGTGATGAGTGTAAACAATTCTCTGGTTTGCTGGGGGTTAGAAACTTTTGGCACAGAGGAGCAGAAACAAAAATATTTAGTTCCATTAGCAAAAGGCGAGATAATTGGTGCATTCTGCCTTAGTGAACCTGAAGCCGGCAGCGATGCCACTTCACAACGTACTACTGCAATTGACAAAGGTGATCATTACTTGCTGAATGGAACAAAAAACTGGATTACCAATGGTGGCACAGCAAGTGTTTATTTGGTGATGGCACAAACGGATGTTGCTAAAGGGCATAAAGGCATCAACTGTCTGATTGTAGAAAAAGGTACACCGGGTTTTACAGTCGGACCAAAAGAAAACAAATTAGGTATCAGAGGCAGTGACACACATTCACTGATGTTTACCGATGTTAAAGTCCCAAAGGCAAACCGCATTGGTGAAGACGGCTTTGGATTTAAGTTTGCCATGAAAACATTAGCAGGTGGACGAATAGGAATAGCTTCACAGGCTTTAGGTATTGCATCCGGTGCCTATGAACTTGCATTAAAATATTCTAAGGAACGTAAAGCTTTCGGAAAAGAAATCAGTCAACATCAAGCCATTCAATTTAAGTTAGCCGATATGGCAACAGAAATTGAAGCAGCAAGACTACTTTGTTTGAAAGCTGCATGGCTTAAAGATCAGCATGGAAATTATGACCTGGCAGGAAGTATGGCAAAATTATATGCTTCTAAAGTGGCAATGGACACTACCATTGAGGCAGTTCAGGTGCATGGCGGTTATGGTTATGTAAAAGAATTTCATGTTGAGCGTTTGATGCGCGATGCAAAGATTACACAGATTTACGAAGGAACTTCCGAAATACAAAAGATTGTAATTGCCCGTGCAGTTACTTCATAA
- a CDS encoding sensor histidine kinase — translation MFKKILCFLLFFIVACKDKNKQQLSPQLKNDEQSVVRLFDATVTQKISRTDSLQKVISNIDSLAVTAPSVIVMREIIKANFSRRSGHFTAAEVYFRRARELHNNRDSLSFYIFYGLGSTYKSIGNFPEGVRNLYQAVAIGEQLKDTLKITQAYSSLSQLQAEKGDMGAARITVNKIFSILQDKTYLPPYLNAMHTLANIEGQTGNINEAMQLDFRGIALADSLGDQMSKVMFQDNLARCYLMQKNYNKARYYFNNNQQIEKPFNNPGWNADTEINLAEVETNDGNYALAENHLNKAVEIFSENSQLVNILKAYTVYDMLYQKQGKWQKALEAKKKYQEVYANSINAKSEQSYVEFNALFETQQKEKKISEMKLQVAQADLRAKQKNVLLLVLLSVVAIVLMLFRSHRVKSKLESQQLLLENELLQEQTLNVAQEQRLQISRDLHDSLGAQLTFVNTVLDGIKKSNASIDESLKSRINTVSEFSENAVRELKNTLWVMNSKEINISDLKFRIANYINSAAEAKEEVRFKFSFETFDNRQIQSKTAMNIFRVIQEIVSNAIKYSNASEVSVSLHQNDGELLIDVSDNGVGFDIDAMKTKSFGLNNIYKRVSDMQGTVELVSEKGLGTQYKIKCLL, via the coding sequence ATGTTTAAAAAAATATTGTGTTTTTTGCTGTTTTTCATTGTTGCCTGTAAGGATAAAAATAAGCAGCAGCTATCGCCCCAATTAAAGAATGATGAACAATCTGTTGTTCGGCTTTTTGATGCGACTGTAACACAGAAAATTTCGCGTACAGACAGTTTGCAAAAAGTTATTTCGAATATTGACAGTTTAGCAGTAACTGCACCTTCTGTTATTGTAATGAGGGAGATAATTAAAGCAAATTTCAGCCGTAGAAGCGGACACTTTACTGCCGCAGAAGTTTATTTTAGAAGAGCCAGAGAACTGCACAATAACAGAGATTCTCTTTCCTTTTATATTTTTTATGGCTTAGGTTCAACTTATAAGAGCATTGGAAATTTTCCTGAAGGAGTTCGAAATCTTTACCAGGCTGTTGCCATTGGCGAACAGTTAAAAGATACATTAAAAATTACTCAGGCATATTCTAGTCTGTCGCAACTACAAGCTGAAAAAGGAGATATGGGTGCTGCACGAATAACAGTGAATAAAATATTTTCAATTCTTCAGGACAAAACTTATCTGCCGCCTTATCTGAATGCAATGCATACTTTGGCAAATATTGAAGGTCAGACAGGAAATATCAATGAAGCAATGCAGTTGGATTTTCGAGGCATTGCCTTAGCTGACAGTTTAGGCGACCAAATGAGTAAGGTAATGTTTCAGGATAATCTGGCACGCTGTTATCTGATGCAGAAAAATTATAATAAGGCACGATATTATTTTAACAATAATCAGCAAATTGAGAAGCCTTTTAATAATCCGGGATGGAATGCCGATACAGAAATCAACCTTGCAGAAGTTGAAACTAATGATGGTAATTATGCCCTTGCCGAAAACCATTTGAATAAAGCTGTGGAAATATTTTCAGAAAATAGCCAATTGGTAAATATCCTGAAAGCATATACCGTCTATGATATGTTGTATCAGAAGCAAGGTAAATGGCAAAAGGCATTAGAAGCCAAGAAAAAGTATCAGGAAGTATATGCAAATTCTATAAATGCAAAGAGTGAGCAATCGTATGTTGAATTTAATGCCTTATTTGAAACGCAACAAAAGGAGAAGAAAATTTCAGAAATGAAATTGCAGGTTGCACAAGCCGATTTGAGGGCAAAGCAAAAGAATGTGTTGTTGTTAGTTTTGCTGAGTGTTGTAGCAATTGTTTTGATGTTATTCAGGAGTCATCGTGTGAAGTCAAAACTTGAAAGTCAGCAACTTTTGTTGGAAAATGAATTGTTACAAGAGCAGACCTTAAATGTTGCTCAGGAGCAAAGACTTCAGATTTCGCGTGACTTGCATGATAGCCTAGGTGCACAACTTACCTTTGTGAATACGGTTTTGGATGGCATTAAAAAATCCAATGCAAGTATTGACGAGTCATTAAAATCCAGAATAAATACTGTATCGGAGTTTTCGGAGAATGCTGTAAGAGAACTAAAAAATACGCTTTGGGTAATGAACTCAAAGGAAATTAATATTTCTGATTTGAAGTTTAGAATTGCAAACTATATAAATAGTGCAGCTGAAGCTAAAGAAGAAGTTCGTTTTAAATTTAGCTTTGAAACATTTGATAACAGGCAAATTCAGTCTAAGACGGCAATGAATATTTTTAGAGTTATTCAGGAAATAGTAAGCAATGCAATAAAGTATTCTAATGCATCTGAAGTTTCAGTAAGTTTACATCAAAATGATGGTGAACTTCTGATTGATGTCAGTGACAATGGAGTTGGGTTTGATATTGATGCTATGAAAACAAAATCATTTGGACTGAATAATATTTATAAACGAGTGTCGGATATGCAGGGCACTGTAGAATTAGTTTCAGAAAAAGGCTTGGGTACACAATATAAAATTAAATGTTTATTATGA